A genomic region of Lysinibacillus sp. 2017 contains the following coding sequences:
- a CDS encoding FxLYD domain-containing protein, with amino-acid sequence MKKIFTSMLFMVLLLSLAACDSKQTISQSTPTSNDEEQSKQQTEKEQNASLEIVNSGSTVWVDSINSVWVNSAAIYKNTGDVAVEIGETQMNFKAKDDSIMGTSSMIYAVPTVVQPGETAIVGEGTVLDGETTTDNFLETTYNFNFEPTDADSNLMEVSNVKGVQGEYDYSVTGMVKNPTNIKQDDVRIAAILYDASDKVIGALTGSVDVGLAPNGDAGFDLSYPSLPENIGTKVKNIEVKSYGFTW; translated from the coding sequence TTGAAAAAAATATTTACATCAATGCTATTTATGGTGCTCTTATTATCGTTAGCTGCGTGTGATTCGAAGCAAACGATTTCACAATCAACTCCAACTTCGAATGACGAAGAACAGAGCAAACAACAAACAGAAAAAGAACAAAATGCTTCTTTAGAAATTGTAAATTCAGGATCTACGGTATGGGTTGATAGCATTAATAGCGTTTGGGTGAATTCTGCAGCAATCTATAAAAATACTGGTGATGTGGCAGTTGAAATTGGCGAAACACAAATGAACTTTAAAGCAAAAGATGATTCGATTATGGGTACATCTTCAATGATTTATGCTGTTCCTACAGTTGTGCAACCAGGTGAAACAGCGATTGTTGGTGAGGGTACAGTGTTAGATGGTGAAACAACAACGGACAATTTTTTAGAAACGACGTATAACTTTAATTTTGAACCGACTGATGCAGATTCTAACTTAATGGAAGTTAGTAATGTAAAAGGTGTTCAAGGTGAATACGATTATAGTGTAACTGGCATGGTAAAAAATCCTACAAATATTAAACAAGATGATGTTCGTATTGCGGCGATTTTATATGATGCTTCTGACAAAGTTATTGGGGCATTGACAGGAAGTGTTGATGTAGGGCTAGCACCTAATGGGGATGCTGGTTTTGACTTAAGTTATCCAAGTTTGCCAGAAAACATTGGTACAAAGGTAAAAAATATTGAAGTGAAAAGTTACGGATTTACTTGGTAA
- a CDS encoding PTS mannitol transporter subunit IICB translates to MGGNAKRDYKTKIQKFGSFLSGMIMPNIGAFIAWGLITALFIPTGWIPNESLAELVGPMINYLLPILIGFTGGRLVYGIRGGVVGATITMGVIVGSDIPMFLGAMIVGPLGGWVIKKFDDAIEGKIKSGFEMLVNNFSAGIIGGAFTLVAFKVIGPLVESLSDLLAAGVEIIVDANLLPFASIFIEPAKVLFLNNAINHGILGPIAIDQAADAGKSVLFLLEANPGPGLGILLAFMFFGKGIAKQTASGAGIIHFFGGIHEIYFPYILMKPMLIIAAIAGGASGVFTLQLFNAGLVAAPSPGSIFAVLALTPKGGYVGIILGVVIAAVVSFLIAALILKTSKETEEDALEVATEKASSLKGKESRAAELLDQSATKFTGIKNITFACDAGMGSSAMGASILRNKIKKANLDVNVINTSISSLPEDSEIVITHQDLTPRAKEKLPNAHHISVDNFLNSPAYDELIEKLKEN, encoded by the coding sequence ATGGGAGGAAATGCAAAAAGGGATTATAAAACCAAAATACAGAAATTCGGAAGTTTTTTAAGTGGCATGATTATGCCGAATATTGGTGCTTTCATAGCATGGGGTCTTATAACGGCATTATTTATTCCGACTGGTTGGATTCCAAATGAAAGTTTAGCAGAATTAGTTGGACCAATGATCAATTATTTATTGCCTATTTTAATAGGGTTTACTGGTGGGCGCCTTGTTTATGGTATTCGAGGAGGGGTTGTTGGTGCAACGATAACAATGGGTGTGATCGTTGGTTCCGATATACCGATGTTCCTTGGAGCAATGATTGTAGGTCCACTAGGTGGATGGGTTATTAAAAAGTTTGATGATGCAATTGAAGGGAAAATTAAGTCCGGCTTTGAAATGCTTGTGAATAACTTTTCTGCTGGAATAATTGGTGGCGCTTTCACTTTAGTGGCATTCAAAGTGATTGGCCCCTTAGTAGAATCATTAAGTGACTTACTTGCTGCGGGTGTGGAAATCATTGTCGATGCAAATCTATTACCATTCGCAAGCATATTCATAGAGCCAGCAAAAGTTCTGTTTTTAAACAATGCCATTAACCATGGAATTTTAGGTCCTATCGCAATTGATCAAGCAGCCGATGCAGGAAAATCCGTCCTATTTTTACTCGAAGCCAATCCAGGACCTGGTCTCGGAATTTTACTAGCATTTATGTTTTTCGGAAAAGGAATAGCAAAACAAACGGCTTCAGGTGCAGGGATTATCCATTTCTTTGGTGGGATACATGAAATCTATTTCCCGTATATTCTAATGAAGCCCATGCTTATCATAGCTGCAATTGCTGGAGGAGCATCAGGGGTATTTACGTTGCAATTATTTAACGCAGGTTTAGTTGCAGCGCCGTCTCCAGGTAGTATTTTTGCAGTATTAGCGTTAACACCAAAAGGCGGTTATGTCGGGATTATTTTAGGTGTAGTAATTGCAGCGGTTGTCTCCTTCCTCATAGCTGCTCTTATCTTAAAAACATCTAAAGAAACGGAAGAAGATGCGTTAGAAGTCGCAACAGAAAAAGCTTCTTCCCTAAAGGGTAAAGAAAGCAGAGCAGCTGAGCTTCTTGACCAATCAGCTACGAAATTCACTGGAATTAAAAATATTACCTTTGCATGTGATGCAGGGATGGGATCAAGTGCAATGGGGGCTTCCATTTTAAGAAATAAAATAAAAAAAGCTAATCTTGACGTGAATGTGATAAATACTTCAATTAGTAGTTTGCCAGAAGATTCGGAAATTGTGATTACACACCAAGATTTAACCCCAAGAGCAAAAGAAAAATTGCCAAATGCTCATCATATTTCTGTGGATAATTTTTTAAATAGTCCTGCATATGATGAACTGATTGAAAAGTTAAAGGAAAATTAA
- a CDS encoding AIM24 family protein — protein MNKYSITEFIKNTEQVDKGEGFFELETSRMLEVNLGGLVWAKAGSMVAYNGKIKFEREGILEHGIGTMFKKAFTGEGTSLMKANGKGKLYLADSGKKIIILHLQNEAIYVNGNDLLAFEPSINHEIKLMRKVAGMLAGGLFNVRCEGTGLVAITAHYEPLTLRVTPGNPVITDPNATVAWSGNLRPEFQTDISLKTFFGRGSGESIQMRFEGEGFVIIQPFEEVYLQQTQS, from the coding sequence ATGAATAAATACTCGATTACAGAATTCATAAAAAATACCGAGCAAGTAGATAAGGGAGAAGGCTTTTTTGAATTGGAAACCTCACGTATGTTAGAGGTGAATCTTGGCGGACTCGTTTGGGCGAAGGCAGGTTCAATGGTTGCATACAACGGCAAAATTAAGTTTGAGCGAGAGGGCATTTTAGAACATGGCATTGGTACGATGTTTAAAAAAGCATTCACCGGTGAAGGAACTTCCCTTATGAAAGCAAATGGGAAAGGAAAATTATATCTTGCAGACAGCGGTAAAAAAATTATTATCCTTCATTTACAGAATGAAGCAATCTATGTCAATGGTAATGATTTGCTTGCATTTGAACCGTCTATTAACCACGAGATTAAGTTAATGAGAAAAGTAGCGGGGATGCTTGCAGGTGGTTTGTTTAATGTTCGCTGTGAAGGAACGGGATTAGTTGCGATTACGGCGCATTATGAACCACTAACATTACGTGTTACCCCTGGAAATCCCGTTATAACAGATCCAAATGCAACCGTAGCATGGTCAGGAAACCTTCGACCAGAATTTCAAACGGATATTTCACTGAAAACTTTCTTTGGTAGAGGAAGCGGTGAATCCATTCAAATGCGATTTGAAGGAGAAGGTTTTGTCATCATCCAGCCGTTTGAAGAAGTATATTTGCAGCAGACGCAAAGTTAA
- a CDS encoding amidohydrolase family protein: protein MHVHIKKHFAHYFTAAGITTIRNTAGSVIELQPFMIAPSNSSEPRVISADRMIDGPPGLWGEDSPYNLNVSDEDAARKEVQRQVALGTDFIKIYGWLEPEFMKVVVDEAKKFGKEVSCDILHSKKVNAIDAANFGIDWLEHCSGMIQAMYPQWTMDASEDIWNQIPWDNPNEQKIQELCELLLQKGTKLCPTLVLYDQMRLAENYWTFKHPIIQHIENSTHLFQHWEPAAQQKSGQKYFGRQVKTIQKIAYTYFKMGGVVVPGTDTPAGIYTYPGMALHRELQLFVEAGFTETEAIQQATMSAAKALNIDNLGMLKENYLADILILNRNPVENIEHTTDINQIIKGGTVYTPQQLIKAVPTEEEMTIYTNELVVKFKELQLV, encoded by the coding sequence ATGCACGTTCATATAAAAAAACACTTTGCTCATTATTTTACTGCTGCTGGTATAACGACTATAAGAAATACTGCAGGAAGTGTGATTGAATTACAACCATTTATGATAGCACCATCGAATTCGAGTGAACCTCGTGTCATTTCAGCCGATCGAATGATTGACGGACCTCCAGGACTTTGGGGAGAAGATAGCCCGTACAATCTCAATGTGAGTGATGAAGATGCTGCAAGAAAAGAAGTGCAAAGACAAGTCGCTCTTGGAACGGATTTTATAAAAATTTATGGTTGGTTAGAACCTGAGTTTATGAAAGTTGTCGTTGATGAGGCAAAAAAATTTGGTAAAGAAGTAAGCTGTGACATCCTACATTCGAAAAAGGTAAATGCAATAGACGCGGCGAACTTTGGGATTGATTGGCTAGAGCATTGCTCGGGAATGATTCAAGCGATGTATCCACAATGGACAATGGATGCATCGGAGGATATTTGGAATCAAATTCCGTGGGACAATCCAAATGAGCAAAAAATTCAGGAGCTATGTGAACTGTTATTGCAGAAGGGAACAAAACTATGTCCAACACTTGTACTGTATGATCAAATGCGATTAGCAGAAAATTATTGGACATTTAAACACCCAATTATTCAACATATTGAAAATAGTACACACTTATTTCAGCATTGGGAGCCAGCTGCACAACAAAAAAGTGGGCAAAAGTATTTTGGAAGACAGGTTAAAACGATTCAAAAAATCGCCTATACGTATTTTAAAATGGGCGGGGTAGTTGTACCAGGAACGGACACACCCGCAGGTATTTACACTTATCCAGGTATGGCGTTGCATCGTGAACTTCAATTATTTGTCGAAGCAGGTTTCACAGAGACTGAAGCAATTCAACAAGCAACGATGAGTGCCGCGAAAGCATTGAATATCGATAATTTAGGAATGCTTAAAGAAAACTATTTGGCAGATATCCTCATTTTAAACCGCAATCCCGTAGAAAATATAGAACACACAACGGATATTAATCAAATAATTAAGGGGGGAACCGTATATACACCGCAACAATTAATAAAAGCTGTTCCTACAGAAGAAGAGATGACGATTTATACAAATGAATTAGTAGTTAAATTTAAGGAACTACAGTTGGTATAG
- a CDS encoding PTS sugar transporter subunit IIA has protein sequence MPILSLENILLNQVMKTKEEAIRLTGKLLVDRGYVQQTYIEKMLEREELTSTYMGNLVAIPHGTDEGKREILESGIVIIQIPNGVDFGDGSIVKLIFGIAGKGDEHIDILSNIAIVVSDIENVHKIVNTTSAMDVFAYFKDVV, from the coding sequence CTGCCGATTTTATCGCTGGAAAATATTTTATTGAACCAGGTGATGAAAACAAAAGAAGAGGCAATCCGTTTAACAGGAAAATTACTTGTGGACCGTGGCTATGTTCAACAAACCTATATAGAAAAAATGTTAGAGCGTGAAGAGTTGACCTCAACCTATATGGGGAATCTTGTTGCTATTCCTCATGGGACAGATGAAGGAAAAAGGGAGATTTTAGAATCTGGAATTGTCATCATTCAAATACCCAATGGCGTAGATTTTGGGGATGGAAGTATAGTGAAGTTGATTTTTGGCATTGCAGGTAAAGGTGATGAGCATATAGATATCTTATCTAATATTGCAATTGTTGTATCAGATATTGAGAATGTCCATAAAATTGTCAATACAACTTCAGCAATGGATGTGTTCGCATATTTTAAGGACGTTGTTTAA
- a CDS encoding HPr family phosphocarrier protein, with the protein MKKKSYVIITETGIHARPAAGLVKVASKFSSTIQIEKNERKANLKSILGVMSLGLGKGQSFSIYIDGEDEEEVLQELDQFLKSEGLVEI; encoded by the coding sequence TTGAAAAAAAAATCGTACGTGATTATTACTGAAACAGGCATTCATGCAAGACCTGCAGCGGGATTAGTGAAAGTAGCATCAAAATTTTCTTCTACTATCCAAATAGAAAAGAATGAGCGAAAAGCGAACTTAAAATCCATCCTTGGAGTGATGTCTTTAGGACTTGGAAAAGGACAATCTTTTTCTATTTATATTGATGGAGAAGATGAGGAAGAAGTACTACAAGAACTAGACCAATTTTTAAAATCTGAAGGTTTAGTTGAAATATGA
- a CDS encoding mannitol-1-phosphate 5-dehydrogenase, with the protein MDAVHFGAGNIGRGFIGYLLYQSGFKTCFIDVNDKLVHLLNDKKQYIVEYANDLHEQFLVKDVHAINSSTHPDLVIEAIAKAEIVSTAVGPNILPHVAKLLVQGLKKRLKQSQPSLTIIACENMIDGSSYLKECVYKELTADEIAQFNKYFSFPNAAVDCIVPNQSNEDQLAVIVEPFYEWIVEQTKTDSSLPPIKAITYVKNLEPYIERKLFTVNTGHAIAAYGGYLEGILPIHEAVSNENVKKLMMNVLQETSKYLVTKHGFNELAHQEYVDKIINRFHNPYIPDVTTRVGRSPIRKLMANDRLVSPATKYVELFDEIPNHLAMGIAFALKYDYLEDLEAKQLQETIQLKGIHYAIEKFTTLKPGTELFNAIYNHYQEYSSNSIKGDDFFEKKIVRDYY; encoded by the coding sequence ATGGATGCGGTCCATTTTGGTGCTGGAAACATTGGCCGAGGATTTATAGGGTATTTATTGTACCAGTCGGGTTTTAAAACTTGTTTTATAGATGTTAATGATAAATTGGTTCATTTGTTAAATGATAAAAAGCAATACATTGTTGAGTATGCTAATGATCTGCATGAACAATTTTTAGTTAAGGATGTCCATGCCATTAATAGTTCAACACATCCAGATTTAGTCATAGAGGCAATTGCTAAAGCAGAAATTGTCAGTACGGCTGTTGGACCCAATATTCTTCCGCATGTTGCAAAATTATTAGTGCAAGGGTTAAAAAAACGCCTCAAACAGTCGCAACCTTCATTGACCATTATTGCTTGTGAAAATATGATTGATGGAAGCTCCTATCTTAAGGAATGTGTCTACAAAGAGTTAACTGCAGATGAAATAGCACAATTTAATAAATATTTTAGCTTTCCAAATGCTGCGGTAGATTGTATCGTCCCAAATCAATCAAATGAAGATCAACTGGCAGTTATCGTTGAACCATTTTATGAATGGATTGTAGAACAAACAAAAACGGATAGTTCTCTTCCACCTATAAAAGCAATTACATATGTGAAAAACTTAGAACCATATATTGAGAGAAAACTCTTTACAGTGAATACCGGACATGCAATCGCTGCCTATGGAGGCTATTTAGAAGGGATTCTACCAATACATGAAGCAGTCTCTAACGAAAACGTTAAAAAATTAATGATGAATGTGCTACAAGAGACAAGTAAATACCTCGTAACCAAACATGGATTTAATGAACTAGCACATCAGGAATATGTTGATAAAATCATAAATCGTTTTCATAATCCCTATATACCGGACGTCACTACAAGGGTAGGCCGTTCGCCCATACGTAAACTGATGGCAAATGATCGTCTCGTAAGTCCGGCTACTAAATATGTAGAGCTGTTTGATGAGATTCCTAACCATTTGGCTATGGGGATAGCATTTGCTTTAAAGTATGACTACTTAGAAGATTTAGAGGCAAAGCAGTTACAAGAAACGATTCAACTAAAAGGAATACACTATGCAATTGAAAAATTTACTACGTTAAAGCCGGGAACAGAGCTATTTAATGCGATTTACAATCATTATCAAGAGTATAGTTCCAATTCTATAAAGGGAGATGACTTTTTTGAAAAAAAAATCGTACGTGATTATTACTGA
- the ptsP gene encoding phosphoenolpyruvate--protein phosphotransferase, with protein MTLLRGIAASGGIAMGRAFLLVEPELSVTKKSILNPNNEIARFHAAVNTVKQQLQIIRDRTETELGEVNAAIFDAHLLVLSDPEIIETVENQVNAGVNAEFALQETSLSLIEIFEQLDDEYLRERVADIKDVTKQVLAELLHVEIPNINLITEEVIIITKDLAPSETVQLNPVFAKGFITDLGGRTSHSAIMARSMGIPAIVGTTTATKIVQNGDFIILNGDSGEIFINPTQELIDHYKEKKAKFEVQMKALERLKNKPTITVDGIRIEIAANIGTPQEVMQVLENGAEGIGLYRTEFLYMERDSLPTEEEQFEAYKTVLEKMEGKPVVIRTLDIGGDKQLPYLHLPEELNPFLGLRAIRLCLQQQDLFRTQLRALLRASCFGNLKIMFPMIATIEEFREAKQLLLEEKKKLQEHGIPVAGTFEIGIMVEIPSTAILANQFAKEVDFFSIGTNDLIQYTFAADRMNEHVSYLYQPYNPAILRLIKMVIDAAHVQGKWVGMCGEMAGDAIAIPLLIGLGLDEFSMSVSSTLKARDQINQLKQSEMKELAKIALSMESSEQVMHYVLNEI; from the coding sequence ATGACGTTGCTCAGAGGAATTGCTGCTTCAGGGGGAATTGCAATGGGAAGAGCATTCCTATTGGTGGAGCCGGAACTCTCAGTTACAAAAAAGTCCATTCTAAATCCTAATAATGAAATTGCTCGATTTCATGCTGCTGTAAATACAGTCAAACAACAATTACAAATCATTCGAGATCGAACAGAGACGGAGCTAGGCGAAGTAAATGCTGCTATTTTTGATGCCCATTTACTTGTATTAAGTGACCCAGAAATAATCGAAACAGTTGAAAATCAAGTGAATGCAGGTGTAAATGCTGAATTTGCATTGCAAGAAACTTCCTTGTCATTGATTGAAATATTTGAACAACTTGATGACGAGTATTTGCGTGAACGCGTAGCAGACATTAAGGACGTAACAAAACAAGTTTTAGCAGAGTTATTACATGTAGAAATACCAAATATCAATTTAATTACTGAAGAAGTAATCATTATCACAAAGGATTTAGCACCTTCTGAAACAGTACAATTGAATCCTGTATTTGCGAAAGGTTTTATAACTGATTTAGGTGGTCGTACCTCACATTCTGCAATCATGGCACGTTCCATGGGGATTCCAGCAATTGTAGGTACAACAACTGCTACGAAAATCGTTCAAAATGGAGATTTCATAATACTTAATGGGGATAGTGGAGAAATATTTATTAATCCTACTCAAGAGTTGATTGACCATTACAAAGAAAAAAAGGCTAAATTTGAGGTACAGATGAAAGCATTGGAACGATTAAAAAATAAACCAACAATAACAGTAGACGGAATTCGAATTGAGATTGCTGCAAATATTGGGACGCCTCAGGAAGTAATGCAAGTACTTGAGAATGGCGCGGAGGGAATCGGTCTTTATCGTACAGAATTTTTGTATATGGAGAGAGATTCACTACCAACGGAGGAAGAGCAATTTGAGGCATATAAAACCGTACTTGAAAAAATGGAGGGTAAACCAGTCGTCATCCGCACCCTTGATATTGGGGGAGACAAGCAACTTCCTTATTTACATCTTCCTGAAGAATTAAATCCCTTCCTTGGTTTACGTGCAATTCGTCTCTGTTTACAACAACAAGACTTATTTCGAACGCAGTTAAGAGCGTTATTAAGAGCAAGTTGTTTTGGGAACCTCAAGATCATGTTTCCGATGATTGCTACTATAGAGGAATTTAGAGAGGCAAAGCAATTATTACTGGAGGAAAAGAAGAAACTCCAAGAGCATGGGATTCCAGTGGCAGGAACATTTGAAATTGGAATCATGGTTGAGATTCCTTCCACTGCCATACTGGCAAATCAGTTTGCAAAAGAAGTAGACTTTTTTAGTATTGGAACAAACGATCTTATTCAATATACATTTGCTGCAGACAGAATGAATGAACATGTATCATACCTTTATCAGCCATACAATCCTGCCATTTTACGACTTATAAAAATGGTCATAGATGCTGCACATGTACAAGGAAAATGGGTTGGTATGTGTGGTGAAATGGCAGGAGATGCGATTGCAATTCCACTATTGATTGGTCTAGGATTAGATGAATTTTCAATGAGTGTGTCTTCAACGTTAAAGGCAAGAGATCAAATTAATCAACTTAAGCAAAGTGAAATGAAAGAACTGGCTAAAATTGCACTTTCTATGGAGAGTAGTGAACAAGTGATGCACTATGTATTGAATGAAATCTAA
- a CDS encoding helix-turn-helix domain-containing protein, which translates to MNSLGEKIKKRRKDMKLTLKQLAGTDFSYSLLSQIENDKANPSMETLHKLAKKLEIPISDLLNPVVTIDYKSLLSTCEKNLFRYYDRDPQIDQEIIKSIEEVLDHLTYSHYEEVRLIEIYCMCSYYVTEEIHIEFFEKVLHYYQQTGALNQFFKTKLFIINANFSVKNYDECSNQIDYLLGRIEKEEYLIEKPVILRCYYTKSLIAGAKGNYLEAMDFIERCFDLAESTSLYSQHSAYLQYAVMLTIQLDDNLKARKYIEKFRNYVQFTENMYETAHFQYSYYHVENRFNADAQLAAEINDFIIEFPKTTDCTLSPIYNHELAYAHWKNRNYQLVIDALKDYEVPSYINHPLDRAACIEALAIRAYCLDKLGNREKGVELIVQQYQLLNDYPDSTYKNSVTKIYRELLNIK; encoded by the coding sequence ATGAATTCATTAGGTGAAAAAATCAAAAAAAGAAGAAAAGATATGAAGCTAACATTAAAACAATTAGCTGGTACTGATTTTTCTTATAGCCTTTTAAGTCAAATTGAAAATGATAAAGCAAACCCTTCGATGGAAACATTACATAAACTTGCAAAAAAATTAGAAATACCAATTAGTGATTTACTCAATCCTGTAGTGACAATCGATTATAAAAGTTTACTAAGCACATGCGAAAAAAATTTATTTAGGTATTATGATCGTGACCCACAAATAGATCAAGAAATTATCAAAAGTATTGAAGAAGTACTAGATCATTTAACTTATTCACACTACGAAGAAGTACGGCTCATTGAAATATATTGCATGTGTAGCTATTACGTAACTGAAGAAATTCACATCGAGTTTTTCGAAAAAGTACTGCACTATTATCAACAAACTGGCGCATTAAATCAGTTTTTCAAAACAAAATTATTTATAATCAATGCCAATTTTTCGGTTAAAAATTATGACGAATGTTCGAACCAGATAGATTATTTACTTGGGCGTATTGAGAAAGAAGAATATTTAATCGAAAAACCGGTCATTTTGCGTTGTTATTATACGAAGAGTTTAATTGCTGGAGCTAAAGGTAACTATTTGGAGGCAATGGATTTTATCGAGCGTTGCTTTGATCTGGCTGAAAGTACATCACTCTATTCACAGCATAGTGCATATTTACAATATGCAGTCATGCTAACAATCCAGTTGGATGATAATTTAAAAGCAAGAAAATATATAGAAAAATTTCGAAACTATGTGCAATTTACTGAAAACATGTACGAAACGGCGCACTTTCAATATTCGTATTATCATGTTGAAAACCGATTCAATGCAGATGCACAATTAGCTGCTGAGATTAATGATTTTATAATAGAATTCCCAAAAACAACGGATTGTACATTATCACCAATTTATAATCATGAATTAGCATACGCACATTGGAAAAATAGGAACTATCAACTCGTGATTGATGCATTAAAGGATTACGAAGTCCCTTCCTATATTAATCATCCATTAGACCGCGCTGCTTGTATAGAAGCATTAGCTATTCGTGCATATTGCCTTGATAAATTAGGCAATCGAGAAAAAGGTGTCGAATTAATTGTTCAGCAATATCAGCTTTTAAACGATTATCCAGACTCAACCTATAAAAATTCAGTGACTAAGATTTACAGAGAACTATTAAATATAAAATAA
- a CDS encoding peptidase E has protein sequence MKRQIVTISGGGFSEEKNAYIDDYIVNLVKRDKPVKIAFIATASNDAQGYIDKFYEAFKHQLPSHITIQDFELPNIQNIVNELDIIYVGGGNTKYMLNLWRETGFDQVLKQAYENGVVLAGISAGAMCWFERCFSENEEFEGLGILKGSLCPHYNHQAYKMPYDKWISTLIEVSSYRLKDNESLYFKNEQRIAMITT, from the coding sequence ATGAAAAGACAGATTGTTACTATATCAGGCGGTGGATTTTCTGAAGAGAAAAATGCTTATATTGATGACTATATCGTAAATTTAGTAAAAAGGGATAAACCAGTTAAAATTGCTTTTATTGCTACGGCTAGTAATGATGCACAAGGTTATATTGATAAATTTTATGAAGCGTTTAAACACCAGCTACCAAGTCATATCACAATCCAAGATTTTGAATTGCCAAATATCCAAAACATCGTAAATGAGCTAGATATCATTTATGTTGGAGGGGGTAATACGAAATATATGTTGAATCTATGGCGGGAAACGGGCTTTGACCAAGTATTGAAACAAGCATATGAGAACGGTGTTGTGCTAGCTGGAATTAGCGCGGGTGCGATGTGTTGGTTTGAACGCTGTTTTAGTGAAAATGAAGAGTTTGAAGGACTTGGAATTCTAAAGGGAAGTCTTTGCCCACATTATAATCATCAAGCATACAAAATGCCCTACGATAAGTGGATAAGTACACTAATAGAAGTTTCTAGTTATCGACTTAAAGATAACGAAAGTCTGTATTTTAAAAATGAACAGCGAATTGCGATGATTACTACTTGA